The window TAGAGGGAAAAAGATTTATGACAAACGACAATCTCTTAGAGAAAGAGATGATAAAAGAAGTATGGATAAAGTTTTGAAAAAACAATTATAAATCTGTTTGAAATAATCGAAACAATACATTTATCAACCAAGTATTGTCCCAAACAATCAATCCTAAGCAAGGATTGAAAGAAGTGAGAAACTCTCCTAAGAGAGTACCCTACTTCCCCTACTTCTTTCTAAGAATTTCTAAAATTAAGTATTTATATTTAGTAATCTTAAGTCAAAAAAGATTAACTGGTTTATTTACTTTTAAGTAAAGTAATGCCAAATCACAAGGATTTTCCTAAAACCTACCAAACTTATATATAAGTTATATGATATATCTACGATTTTTTCAATTTTTTCCTACTTATATCCTTCCTCTCACAAACTATAATAATAACATTTTTATACCATGTTATTAACATCAACACATTATAATCTCCTCCTTTCTAATTCTCATTTCACAATAATAACATTGAATAATTATCCCATCTTTATCTATAACTTCAAAACACGTTTCCATAGGTTCATTATTCGTAATACAATTAGGATTATTGCATTTAGTTAAGCCTTTAAGTTCATCTGGAAGATGTATTAATTTTTTCTCTACAACCTCATAATTGTGTATAATACTTAATTTCACACAAGGAGCGACCAACGCAATTCTATTGATTTCATCTTCTTCAAAAAATTTATCAGCTATCTTCAAAATCCCTTTTGTCCCCATCTTTTCACTATTTAGACCGTATCCAATAGTTACTGCTGCTTTTAATCTATCTATTTTCAAAAGAGATACTACTTTAAATAGCTGTTCAGAAGGAATATGATCTATTACAGTTCCATCTTTTAAAGCTGCAATTTGCAATTGTTCTTTACTTTCCATCAATATTTTTGCTTACTTGTTAAATCAAATAATTTTAATGCCACAAAATATTCGAACTAATAATCTACTGCTATTTTCAAAATTTCATTTTCTAATTTTTGATCAATTTTCATTATAGTTAATGGTTACCAAAATACAAACTAAAAAATTATTTGACAAATTCTTGAGAAATTTTACCCAATCATCAAAACAAAATTATTTACAATTTGAAGACTCAAAGACTAACATTTATAAAGCCTTGTAATAGGGTTTTACTAGATGGAAGATAAGGCAATAAAAATCACTAATTTTTGATGAGTTTTATAAACTCTTCTCTTGTCTTTGCTTGATTGAAAACTCCTGTAAAATCGGAAGTAGTTGTAATTGAATTTTGTTTTTCCACTCCACGCATTTGTATACACATATGTTGGGCCTCAATTACCACCATTACACCTAAAGGATTAAGAATTTCCTGAATACAGCTTTTAATCTGCGTAGTCATTCGCTCTTGAATTTGCAATCGTCTAGCATAGACATCTACTACACGTGGAATTTTACTTAAACCACTTACCACATTATTAGGGATATAAGCCACATGAGCCTTCCCAAAAAAAGGAAGCAAATGATGCTCACATAACGAAAAAAAATCAATATTTCTAACAATGACCATTTGCCTATAATCTTCAACAAAAATAGCTGAAGAAAGTATTTCTTCAGCACTTTGAGCATATCCTTTAGTTAAATACATTATTGATTCAACTACTCGTTTTGGAGTATTCAATAGTCCTTGACGTTTAGGGTCTTCCCCTAATAATTTTAATATCTGAGTATAGTGAAAAGCTAATTTCTCTTCCTTTCTCAATTCTTCAGCAGTCCGTTTCATGTATTATTGAAGTATTACTTTAATAAAATATTACAATAATATTTTATTAAACTGTATACAAGGATTAAACATTAAACAATATTACAGCCCTTAATTTATCAATACCATCAATTCCTCCTATATCGGAGAGCGCGATTATTGGGTCTTCCATTATATTTGTGTTACTCTTTGCTATTTTAAAAATGCGAATAAGATAAATAGCTTCACTTTTGTCTAGCCTGATTTTTCCTGTTACTACTGTAACAGGAAATCTCACCTCTGCCGGTTATAATTACTCAATCGCTGCCATTCAGATGATCGAAAACAATTGTTGAAATCAAAGTCATAATAGCACAGGACCAATTCGCTTGAAATATCGCCCTAGGTTCAAAATTTTCTCCGAGTACAAATAAAAACAAATGAGTAGTGATTAGTGATTTTTATCTTCTACTTGTTCCTATCAATTAAATTAATCCTTTATTAGTTTATATGTAACTTATTATATATAAAAGTTATTACGTATACAGTTTAACTATCATTAACAATAATAACACACATTTCTTTCCCAAATTTTGGAAATTCTTTTTGCAATCGTTTCTTAAACGAATCTGCTTTATCTCTATCTGCAAAATTACCTACTAATAGTTTCCAGTTCGGAGATTTATAAACTAAATAAGTAGGTAAACTAGGGAAAACATTCTTTATTAATGCCTGTTTAGAAGACGCTTCCACTCGTGCTTTACATGGATCATTACTCATAAATACTTGGATACGAAATCTGGAATAGCCACTAGGAGTAGTACCAACTAAATTCATAACAGCTGAATCTGCTCTAATACAAATAACTCCTCCAGAAGAATCAAGATTGGTTTGCAAATCATCTATAATAGAGTTTCGAGATTGCAAATAGTCGATCATAAATACCAAAAGTAGAAATAAGAAAACAACTCTATTCATAATGGGGTGGGTGGATATAGCTCAAAATGCTTCGATAATTGACAAAAATGTATCTACTTTGAGAGATGCCCCTCCAATTAATCCGCCATCCACATCCGGATTAATAAACAATTCTTTAGCATTACCAGCATTACAACTTCCCCCGTAAAGAATTGATGTTTCATTTGCAATAGCTTGCCCATAATTATCAATCAATATTTGACGAATGAAAATATGCATTTCTTGCACTTGAACCGGAGTAGCTGTCCTTCCTGTACCAATTGCCCATACTGGTTCGTAAGCTAAAATGATTTTTCTGAAATCTTCAGCTGAAAAATCAAATAAGCTTTCTTCTATCTGCTTCCTCACTACAATATTCTGTTTACCAGCTACTCTTTCTTTTAATACTTCACCTATACAAAAAATAGGGATAAGATTATTTTCCAATGCCATCTTCACTTTTTCTTTCAAAATAATATTAGTTTCTCCATAATAAGCACGTCGTTCGGAATGCCCCAAGATAACATATTGAACACCAATAGATGCTATCATAGCGGCAGAAACTTCTCCCGTATAAGCACCAGAAACTCTATCTGCATTATTTTGTGCTCCCAATTTTACAATTTTCGTATTAATCGTTTCGAAGATGGCAACAAGATGAGTAAAAGGTACACAGATAATTACGTCACAATTTACTTTTCTCTCTTTTAAAGCTAATTCTAGTTCCTTTGCTAAAAAAACTCCTTCTTGCAAAGTCTTATTCATTTTCCAGTTCCCCACTACAATGTTTTTTCTCATAAACTTAAATTTATTTTAATAATTATATAAATAATAGTCGAGAATAGTCATAGCCGCCATAGATTCTACAATAGGTACCGCTCTTGGTAAAACACATGGGTCATGTCTCCCTTTAACTTCCAATTGAATTTCATTCCCATCTTTATCTACTGTGAGTTGTCCTTGCAACAAGGTTGCAACTGGTTTAAAAGCTACACGAAAATAAATATCCTCTCCACTAGAAATACCTCCCTGTATTCCTCCAGAATAATTGCTTTTAGTGACAATTTTTCCATCCTTATTCCGATAATAAAGGTCATTCGCCTCTGAGCCTTTTCTATGAATTCCATTAAAACCCATCCCGTAATCAAATCCTTTGGTAGCGTTAATACTCATCATGGCATTGGAAAGAGCAGCACTCAATTTTCCAAAAACAGGATTTCCTAATCCTACAGGAACTCCGTGACAAATACATGTAATCACTCCTCCGACAGTATCGCCTCTCAATCTAACACTTTGGATCAATGCTATCATTTGTTTAGCAATTTCCAAATCAGGGCAACGAACCGCTGTTTTTTCAATATTACTAAAATCAACTTGTATATAAGATTTACTCAAGCAAATATCACCTACCTGTGAAACGTAGGCTGTAATTTTTATTCCTTTTTTTTGAAGAATTAACTTAGCAATAGCTCCTGCAACAACCCTTGCTATTGTCTCCCGAGCAGATGAACGTCCTCCTCCTCTATGATCATAATGTCTATATTTTTGAAAATAAGTATAATCGGCATGAGAAGGTCGAAAAACATTTTTCAAACTATCATAGTCCGAAGAATGTTGATTATTGTTCCAAACAATAAAACCAATAGGTGTTCCAATTGTTTTTCCTTCATATATGCCAGATAAAAACTCAACTTTATCTGATTCATTTCGCGAAGTAGTTAGTTCGGATTGCCCTGGCCTACGTTTATCTAATTCACCTTGAACAAACTCCATATCTAATACAATGCCAGCGGGACATCCATCTATTACCCCTCCAATAGCAGTGCCATGAGATTCTCCAAAAGAAGTCAATTTGAATATATTTCCAAAAGTATTCACCAAATACTAATAATAACTACATTTTATATATACCAAAAATAACCAATAATTAACCACTCTTCAATGCATTTTTTAAATTATTAAGAGCCTCAATCAAAATACTTTGCGGACATCCTACATTCATTCGCATGAATCCAATTCCTTCCTTTCCAAATACCTCTCCATCATTTAAGGCCAAATTAGCTTTCTCTATGAATAAATTATTTAATTCTTTCTGACTTAATCTTAATTCCCGACAATCTAGCCAAACCAAAAAAGATGCTTCAGGCATAAACATTTTTACAATAGGAATATACTTTTTCAAAAAGGAATCAACAATTCTTATATTATTTTCTATATACTGAAGCATTTGCCTTTTCCATTCCGAACCATTGACATAAGCAGCCTGAGTTGCTGAATAAGAAAAAATAGTTCCTTCATCTAACCCACAAGCACGAAGAAAAGAGTAAAAAATATTTCGAACTTCTTTGTTTAGTACAATGGCGTACGAACTTACTATTCCAGCGAGATTAAAAGTTTTAGTTGGAGCCATAAATGTAATACTATTTTGTTCTGCATGTTTGGAAACCAGAGCAAAAGGTGTATGTCTATGTCCAAATATCGCCATATCAGAATGTATCTCATCGGAGATTACAAGAATGTTTTTCTCGAAACAAATTTCTGCCAATTCTTCTAAAATTTCTTGCTTCCATGAAATTCCTATCGGATTATGAGGATTAGATAATATCAATAAGCGACAATTTTTATCAATTATCTTTCGCAAACCATCTAAATCCATGCGGTATTTCCCATCCTCCTCTATCAAGGGATTATTAACTACCTGCCGATTGTGCATTTGCGTAACTAAACGAAATGGGTAATACACTGGTGGTTGTATAATAACTTTATCTTTTGGATTAGTAAAATTAATTATTGCAAAGGCAATTCCCTTCATTACTCCGGGTATGAAAGAAAACCATTCTCTCTCAATTAACCAATGATGATGTTCCAATATCCAATCTTTTACAGATAAAAAATATTTTTCTGGGAAGATAGTGTATCCGAAAATTCCTTGCTTACAACAATCTATAAGTGCATCAATAATAAAATCTCCACATCTGAAATCCATATCGGCAACCCAAAGTGAAATCAGATCTGTCTTTCCAAAACGCTCCTGTAGTGCATCCGTCTTTAATGCACCTGTCCCCTTACGCTCTATTTTTTCATCAAAATTATACTGTACCATAATTTCAATATTTACTGAATTTTTCAAAATTGTTAGGTGAGGTTCATCTTCTATTTTGTTTAAACTCTTTCTTTAAGTGTACACGTTTTTATCTTTACTTGGCAGCAAAATAAAACCCTTTCAATGTTTTTGCTAAAATAGATGCTGCAGAGGACAAGAAAATAACAACTCCAGAAAAAAACAATCATGGTAAGACAACTTCATCCAGTTTCATCACAGCTAGCTTCAGTTGAACTACTATCTACTATCCAAATATGGCTTAACAACTCCCATACAATTCATATCAAAAAACGCTTAAAAATAACACCTTTTTTTGAAAATTTATTAATTGTATGTTCCGAAACAATATCTACTTTTGTAAGATACCCTGTTGGGGCAATTGATTTTTTACTATAACCCAAATAACCCAAAATAAGCAGTATTCACTAACCGGTGAAAAGTTGGTCAACAAGGAGAAATAATCACAATTTACACTGTTAATCAATTGAAAAACAAGCAATTATGAAAGTATTGAAGTTTGGAGGAACATCTATAAGTTGTGAGCAGAATATTTTAAACGTAAAGAAAATAATAGAATCAATAGACGAACCTGTTATAGTAGTTTTATCTGCATTAGGAGGAATTACAGACCAATTAATAACCACTGCTAATATGGCTTCAGTAGGCGACAATGAATACGAAGAAGAACTATCCAAAATAACCGCTCGACATCTGAATCTTATCGAAGGAGTAATTTCTTGTTCTCAACTCTGTGCGGTAGAAGTACAGAACAAAGTAGTTCATTTACTAAATGAACTACTTAACATACTCAAAGGAGTATATCTTATCAAAGATTTATCAATTAAAACTTCTGACGCAATTGTGAGTTATGGAGAACGTATATCTTCTCTAATTTTATCATATGTAATAAAAGAAGCTAAACTATTTGATTCACGCAAATTCATTAAAACAGAAAAACATTTCAACAAACATATTGTAGATTTCGAATTAACTAATTGGTTAATCAAAAATACTTTTGTTCCATTACCAAAAATATCGTTAGTACCCGGCTTTATCTCTTCCGATAAAGAAACTAATGAAGTAACCAATTTAGGCCGTGGAGGTTCGGACTACACAGCTTCTATCTTGACTGCTGCCCTCGATGCTTCTGTTTTAGAGATATGGACAGATGTAGATGGATTTATGACTGCTGATCCAAAGGCAATTAGTTCTACCTATGTAATAGAACACCTTACATTCAATGAAGCAATAGAATTATGTAACTACGGAGCTAAACTGATTTATCCTCCTACAATTTATCCTGTATATCACAAAAACATTCCAATTCGAATTCTTAATACTTTTAATCCAAATACATCAGGAACTTACATTTCCAACGAACAAAATTCAACTGTAAGTGGTAAATCTTTGATAAAAGGGATATCATCAATAGATGATACTTGTTTGGTTACCGTGCAAGGCTTGGGAATGATAGGTATTATTGGCATTAACTACAGGATATTCAAAACATTAGCTGATAATGATATCAGTGTATTTATGATATCTCAAGCAAGCTCAGAGAATAATACTTCTTTCGCCGTTCGCAATGCAGATGCTGACCTTGCCGTGAAAGCATTAAAAGAGGAGTTTGCATTGGAACTTGAACAAGGAGAAATAAGCGACATAAAAGCTGAAAAAGAATTGGCTACTGTCGCAATCGTTGGCGAAAACATGAAACGAACACCAGGCATTGCAGGCAAGCTATTTGGAACATTAGGACGTGCAGGTATCAGTGTAATTGCTTGTGCCCAAGGTGCTTCTGAAACTAATATTTCTTTTGTTATCAAATTACAATTTTTACGCAAAGCTCTTAATTCCATTCACGATTCTTTCTTCCTGTCCGAATATAAAGTATTAAATCTTTTTATCATAGGTGTAGGAACAGTAGGTGGAAAACTGTTAGAACAGATTCGTATTCAACAGATAACCTTAATGGAACAAAACAGTTTGAATCTACGCGTAGTAGGCATTGCTAATTCCAAAAAATGTTTGTTCTGTAAAGAAGGACTTAATCTTGATACCTGTATATCAGAATTAAAAGAAAATGGAGAAGATAACTCCCCTAACCACTTGCGCAAAGAAATCCTAAAATTGAATATATTTAATTCTGTGTTCGTAGATTGCACCGCTAGCAAAGATATTGCAGGACTCTATGCATCCTTATTAAAAAATAATATTTCAGTAGTTGCTGCAAACAAGATCGCAACGTCATCCAAATACAATGACTATTTAAATTTGAAAGAAACAGCTCGTCAACGAGATATAAAATTCCTATTCGAAACAAATGTAGGAGCTGGATTGCCAATAATCAATACAATAAACAATTTGATAAATAGTGGTGATCGCATTCTGCGAATGGAAGCCGTCTTATCTGGAACTCTTAATTTTATCTTCAATACTTTGAGTGCAGAAATTCCATTCAGTAAAGCCATCCGTATGGCAGAAGAAGCTCATTATTCTGAACCAGATCCTCGTATAGATTTAAGTGGTAGTGATGTGATCCGCAAACTCGTTATTCTTACACGAGAAGCTGGCTACAAGGTAGAACAAGAAGATGTCCGAACCAATTTATTTATCCCTAAAAAATACTTTGAAAGTTCATTGGATGATTTCTGGAAAAATATTAAAGAATTAGATGCAGAATTTGAAACCATGAGACAACAAGTAGCATCTGAAAAAAAACGCATTCGATTAGTTGCAAAAATGGAAAAAGGCAAATGCGAAATTGGACTACAAAAAGTAGATAATCATCACCCTTTTTATGAATTAGAAGGAAGTAATAACATTATCATGATTTCCACCAAAAGATACAATGACTACCCAATGATTATTAAAGGTTATGGTGCAGGTGATGATGTAACTGCTGCAGGAATATTTGCAGATATTATCTCCATAGCAAACATACGTTGAAAGCTTTGCCAAACACTATTAAAAAATAAAAAACTATTAATACTTCATTTTACAACCAACTAAAATAGCTATTTCACTTACACCTTACATCAACAAAGTAATTCGTATCGTAACAAAAAACTAAAAAAGTATATTATTGTAAATAATGAAAAGTATTATTATAATAGGAGATGGAATGGCAGACGAACCTATAGATATATTGGGAGGGAAAACACCACTGCAATATGCTCATACACCTTATATGGATAAAATGGCAAAACAAGGCATTACAGGAAGATTACAAACAATACCTAAGGGTTTCCATCCTGGAAGTGAAATAGCCAATCTTTCTATACTTGGATACAATTTATCACAAATATATGAAGGACGAGGTGTACTAGAGGCTGCTAGTATGAGCATTACATTGCAACCTAATGAACTAGCAATGCGGTGTAACTTAATATGTATAGATAATAATCTAATAAAAAATCATTCGAGTGGACACATTGATACTAAAGAGGCAGATATTCTAATCCGTTTTCTGAATAAAAAATTAGGCTCAAAACAAATAAAATTTTATACAGGTGTTTCATACCGCCATCTTCTACTAATTAAAGGTGGGAATAAATACTTGAAATGCACTCCTCCTCACGATGTGCCATTACACCCTTTTCATTCATTGATGGTAGAAGCAATGGTACCGGAAGCTGAAGAAACTGCCACTTTGATTAACAATATGATACTTCATTCGCAAAAATTACTAAAAAATCACCCAATAAATCAACAACGGGAAATTGTAAGTAAAGATCCTGCTAATAGTATTTGGCCATGGTCGCCAGGGTACAGACC of the Candidatus Azobacteroides pseudotrichonymphae genomovar. CFP2 genome contains:
- a CDS encoding cofactor-independent phosphoglycerate mutase codes for the protein MKSIIIIGDGMADEPIDILGGKTPLQYAHTPYMDKMAKQGITGRLQTIPKGFHPGSEIANLSILGYNLSQIYEGRGVLEAASMSITLQPNELAMRCNLICIDNNLIKNHSSGHIDTKEADILIRFLNKKLGSKQIKFYTGVSYRHLLLIKGGNKYLKCTPPHDVPLHPFHSLMVEAMVPEAEETATLINNMILHSQKLLKNHPINQQREIVSKDPANSIWPWSPGYRPVMKTMQEMYGFKKGAVISAVDLIHGIGIYSGLKNIFVKGATGLYNTNYEGKAKAAIEALKTNDFVYLHVEASDEAGHEGNVMLKVKTIEDIDNRIVRPIYETLQQYDNLTAIGILPDHPTPCAIRTHTNKPVPFLIYKRGNQPDSVEKFDEFSVENGAFGILEGNSFIKELFKA
- the aroC gene encoding chorismate synthase codes for the protein MNTFGNIFKLTSFGESHGTAIGGVIDGCPAGIVLDMEFVQGELDKRRPGQSELTTSRNESDKVEFLSGIYEGKTIGTPIGFIVWNNNQHSSDYDSLKNVFRPSHADYTYFQKYRHYDHRGGGRSSARETIARVVAGAIAKLILQKKGIKITAYVSQVGDICLSKSYIQVDFSNIEKTAVRCPDLEIAKQMIALIQSVRLRGDTVGGVITCICHGVPVGLGNPVFGKLSAALSNAMMSINATKGFDYGMGFNGIHRKGSEANDLYYRNKDGKIVTKSNYSGGIQGGISSGEDIYFRVAFKPVATLLQGQLTVDKDGNEIQLEVKGRHDPCVLPRAVPIVESMAAMTILDYYLYNY
- the pyrI gene encoding aspartate carbamoyltransferase regulatory subunit, producing MESKEQLQIAALKDGTVIDHIPSEQLFKVVSLLKIDRLKAAVTIGYGLNSEKMGTKGILKIADKFFEEDEINRIALVAPCVKLSIIHNYEVVEKKLIHLPDELKGLTKCNNPNCITNNEPMETCFEVIDKDGIIIQCYYCEMRIRKEEIIMC
- a CDS encoding SPOR domain-containing protein: MNRVVFLFLLLVFMIDYLQSRNSIIDDLQTNLDSSGGVICIRADSAVMNLVGTTPSGYSRFRIQVFMSNDPCKARVEASSKQALIKNVFPSLPTYLVYKSPNWKLLVGNFADRDKADSFKKRLQKEFPKFGKEMCVIIVNDS
- a CDS encoding MalY/PatB family protein → MVQYNFDEKIERKGTGALKTDALQERFGKTDLISLWVADMDFRCGDFIIDALIDCCKQGIFGYTIFPEKYFLSVKDWILEHHHWLIEREWFSFIPGVMKGIAFAIINFTNPKDKVIIQPPVYYPFRLVTQMHNRQVVNNPLIEEDGKYRMDLDGLRKIIDKNCRLLILSNPHNPIGISWKQEILEELAEICFEKNILVISDEIHSDMAIFGHRHTPFALVSKHAEQNSITFMAPTKTFNLAGIVSSYAIVLNKEVRNIFYSFLRACGLDEGTIFSYSATQAAYVNGSEWKRQMLQYIENNIRIVDSFLKKYIPIVKMFMPEASFLVWLDCRELRLSQKELNNLFIEKANLALNDGEVFGKEGIGFMRMNVGCPQSILIEALNNLKNALKSG
- the thrA gene encoding bifunctional aspartate kinase/homoserine dehydrogenase I, translating into MKVLKFGGTSISCEQNILNVKKIIESIDEPVIVVLSALGGITDQLITTANMASVGDNEYEEELSKITARHLNLIEGVISCSQLCAVEVQNKVVHLLNELLNILKGVYLIKDLSIKTSDAIVSYGERISSLILSYVIKEAKLFDSRKFIKTEKHFNKHIVDFELTNWLIKNTFVPLPKISLVPGFISSDKETNEVTNLGRGGSDYTASILTAALDASVLEIWTDVDGFMTADPKAISSTYVIEHLTFNEAIELCNYGAKLIYPPTIYPVYHKNIPIRILNTFNPNTSGTYISNEQNSTVSGKSLIKGISSIDDTCLVTVQGLGMIGIIGINYRIFKTLADNDISVFMISQASSENNTSFAVRNADADLAVKALKEEFALELEQGEISDIKAEKELATVAIVGENMKRTPGIAGKLFGTLGRAGISVIACAQGASETNISFVIKLQFLRKALNSIHDSFFLSEYKVLNLFIIGVGTVGGKLLEQIRIQQITLMEQNSLNLRVVGIANSKKCLFCKEGLNLDTCISELKENGEDNSPNHLRKEILKLNIFNSVFVDCTASKDIAGLYASLLKNNISVVAANKIATSSKYNDYLNLKETARQRDIKFLFETNVGAGLPIINTINNLINSGDRILRMEAVLSGTLNFIFNTLSAEIPFSKAIRMAEEAHYSEPDPRIDLSGSDVIRKLVILTREAGYKVEQEDVRTNLFIPKKYFESSLDDFWKNIKELDAEFETMRQQVASEKKRIRLVAKMEKGKCEIGLQKVDNHHPFYELEGSNNIIMISTKRYNDYPMIIKGYGAGDDVTAAGIFADIISIANIR
- the tpiA gene encoding triose-phosphate isomerase codes for the protein MRKNIVVGNWKMNKTLQEGVFLAKELELALKERKVNCDVIICVPFTHLVAIFETINTKIVKLGAQNNADRVSGAYTGEVSAAMIASIGVQYVILGHSERRAYYGETNIILKEKVKMALENNLIPIFCIGEVLKERVAGKQNIVVRKQIEESLFDFSAEDFRKIILAYEPVWAIGTGRTATPVQVQEMHIFIRQILIDNYGQAIANETSILYGGSCNAGNAKELFINPDVDGGLIGGASLKVDTFLSIIEAF
- the folE gene encoding GTP cyclohydrolase I FolE, which encodes MKRTAEELRKEEKLAFHYTQILKLLGEDPKRQGLLNTPKRVVESIMYLTKGYAQSAEEILSSAIFVEDYRQMVIVRNIDFFSLCEHHLLPFFGKAHVAYIPNNVVSGLSKIPRVVDVYARRLQIQERMTTQIKSCIQEILNPLGVMVVIEAQHMCIQMRGVEKQNSITTTSDFTGVFNQAKTREEFIKLIKN